acaGGGAGACCAGGGAACGCttcagtgaaaagaaaacagctgAGTCAAGTCAAGGCCTGAAGGAAGTGAGCTGCCAGTCTTGACGTATAGATGTATGCCTTTTGTCTAAGGCCTCTTGTAGATCTAATGTACCGTGGGGTAATGACTTCCTTGAGTATACAGTAGAAAATTGGACACTGCACTGCAGAAAAGAGGTTTTGTTCAATGTAAATTTGAAAGTTCAGTGGAAATATTTTCCTATTCCTCACCCATTCCTACGCCTATCCCAGAAAGGGTTAGTGCCCTTCCTCTGTGCTCCCACAGTGCTCTGGGCTTTATTGTCACTCTCTATTATAACCCGCTGACTTTGAGTTCCTCCAGGCCTGGTATACTGCAGGTGCGTAGTAAAAGTTAgctgatgaaagaaaagaagagagggagggaggaggaaaaggaatctTAAATTTTCCCATGTCACCCACACAAAAAGGCCTCCTTCCAACCAGCCTCCATTCTCTCCCCCTgcctgctgctttttcttttctgttttttttttttttttttttgaaacaggatcttgctctgtcacccaggctggagtgagtgcagtggcacaagcatggctcactgcagcctcaacctcttgggttcaagcaatcctctcatctcagcctcctgagtagctggactaccaccatgcccagctgatttttttttttttatttttagtagagactgggtctcattatgttgcccaggctggtctttaactccagGGCTTAaacaatcatcctgcctcagcctcccaaagttctgggattaccggcataagtcaccactgtgcctggcctagttttcTGTATAGCAGTTTCTATTATCTGAAATTATATtagacatatatatgtttatttctacTCCTCCAAAAAACACAAGTGTCATGGAGATAGGAAACGTAGATTACCACTGTATCCCCAGTCCCTAGAGTAGTGCTTTGCAAATgacagatgttcaataaatgtttgaatgaatgagagaatcAACCAATAAATCAATAAACCTGAGATATGCCAGGTATGCTTACTGTCTGTAAGATATTGGGCAAAGAACTGACCTTCtcagtgcttcagtttccttgtttgtaaagtagagataataaaatacctaccTCATAAGGTTGGTGTAAGCATTAAGTATGATAATTACGTAAAGGGTTCAGACCAATGACTGGTATGTAAAAAGTGCTCAAAACCGGTTACTTTTTGAATCATTTCATGGCAGTGCATTTCTGCCTGAATCCCCACAGCAACAGGGAACTCAGTCACTGAGTGGAGTTAGAGCTGCTACTTCATCCCTCCCATGCTCCTCGGATCCCTCCTGCCCTGCAGGCTTCCTAGCACTGCCCCAGACTCCCTTGAACTATGCAAGCCTGGGAACCCTCGGGGAAGAAGACAATCCAGCTTCCATTATGCAGGCTGGACTCAACACAAGAGAAACGTCAGAAGCATCTGAACTTCTTTGGAGTGAGAGTTTGCCCTGAGGGCAAAAGCTATTGGAATTGGGCAAAACACAGATGAGTTCAACTAGATgaatttctaccttcattttagACATGTTGCTTTTTTAGGGAAACTTGCCTGTGAAGAATTCATCATCAGGTAGTAAAGCATGACCAGGATTTTCAGAACAAAGATAGTTTTTTGGGGAGCTTTGTCAGCAGTAGATTCTCGAATTTTCAAGATTGAAGTCAGGATGCGAATggcttctgcttcctgggcttcATCTGCATTGGAagggggagaaaggaaaaacaactcTTGGCAATTGAGTCTCCCCTCATCAAAAGCACTCAGCTGTTACAGGGCCTGGTCTGCTGAAGCCTTTCCAGGGACACTGGTGGAAATAGTACAAATTACAGCAAGCTCTTTACCTGGAGGACTCCCTTCACGTGTAAAGCAGGAAGCAAGGACGCAGGAGTTTCAGACCGCTTTCCAGCTTTGCTTAGCATGTCATTATCAGAGTAGCCTGAAAATATGCTTACTCCCACAGGTCCCAAAGTTGCTAAGGTTTCTCTTTTGGAGTCGTGAACTCTAGATCTCTTGGGCTTGCAAACATAGAGAATTTGTtacaggcagattgcttgggtCCAATTCCTTGGGTCCTATAGCTGAGAGGAGAACTGGGGGAGGGATTTTTTGTGGTTGCATCAGCTTAACTCTTCTCCCCCAGGCCAAAGATGTGTAGGCAACAGCCTTTATGCTTCCCTCTGTTTACTATTTTCCCCAGTAGTTTTTGGTCCTACTTCAGTCATCATTTACTGAGAAGTTATTACAGGTACTTAAAAGCACTTATACAAGTACtaagcttaaagaaaaaagacaaaaggatatGCACCATTATGTTAAGTTTGGCTATCTTTGGAAATCTGTGATTTCCAAGTGTTCTGCTGTAATGTGAACTACTTGCATAATGAGAGAAAATTCAATTAAGTTATTAATTTGTTAAACTGTAGCTCAAAACCTCTCCTCTAGGGTCTTCCTTCTTCAACACCACCCAGCTGTCCTTATGTCTTCATTCTGGGACTCATCTTGTAATATAATTTGTACTTACAGGAATATTCTTTCATTATTGCCTATAGGTTCTATATCACCAACTGCACTGTATGTCTCTTTTGAGCAGAAACAAGatcctctgtgtcttttcattgtcTCTGACGGCATGATGCTATACAGTGCTATTTAACACTTAGCCCTTTGCTGCACCAGGGAATACAGTTTAATCCAGTTGGGCCCTGCCACTGAGAACCTCACTGTTCAGTAAAGCATGAAACTAAGGCACGAGAAGAAATCAGCAATGCAACTTCTGTGTACAGTCTACCTTCGCTTCTATGTCCTGGAGCAAGAGTctccaacccccaggccatggcCCAGTACTGttttgtggcctgttaggaactgggctgcacagcaggaggtgagcaggggtggtgggggtgaACAAAGCTTCAtctatttacagccactccccaccGCTCGCATTAACACCTGAGCCCCGCCTCCTGTCAGTTCAGCAGCTGCATTAGATTCTCTTAGGAGCGTGAACCCTGTTGGAAACTGAGCAtgggagggatctaggttgcacactccttatgagaatccaatgccagatgatctgtcactgtcacccatcactcccagatgggaccatctagtttcaggaaaacaagctcagggctcccactgattctatattATAATGCACGGTATGTTTtgttatatattacaatatattaataataataagaagaacatagggcacaataaatgtaatgcatttcAATTCTCTTGAAACCATCTCTTCCCAACCCCCGAGTccatgaaaaaattgtcttccatgaaacgggtccctggtgccaaaaagattggagACTGCTgcccaatctttttctttttcttctcttgaaacggagtctcgatctgtcacccaggctggtgtgcagtggcatgatctcggctcactgcaacctctgcttcccaggttcgagcaattctcctgcttcagcctcccaagtagctaaaattacaggtgcatgccaccacacccagctaacttttagtagagatggggtttcacggcgttagccaggatggtctccgtcttctgacctcatgatccgcctgccttggcctcccaaagtgctgggattccaggtgtgagccaccatgcccagcccagctgcCCAATCTTTTAAGGAGGGATAACATAAAAAGTGGATTTTCTGCAGCAATCACAGGGGGCTTTGATGaagtctttttttcctctaaatctGTCCCTTATTAATTAACCCCCTGAATGGCTATGTGTGATAATAAGGATCTGAATTCTTCCCAACACTGGTAAAATCTCTTTGATCCCCATGTCTCAGTTTTCTCCATTAGCAGCATGGGGAAGGTGGCAGTGCTCTGCTTCATGACAGGGACAGCTGCTTTCCCTCTTAGGGACAAGTTCTGTGTATTGAGTGAGATGAAGTCACGCTCTGCCTTCAGGGAAAACTGCTACTTACCCAAGCCAGTGTCATTCTCAAATAATTTGCCCAGTAAATCCATTTGTTGGGTGTGAGCCTGTGAGAGGACTTGATAGTGATTGTTCAAATATGCATCCCAGATCTCAGAGACCTGTTGGGAAAAGAGATGGTAATATGACAAGCAGGCCAGATCTCAGCCACTGGACCAGGCAGGTGAGGAGAATAGTGCATTTGGCCgggtttcttatttattttttttttttaaataaagacagggtttcaccatgttggtcaggctggtcttgaactcccaacctcagatgatatgcccgccttgacctccaaagtgcttggattacagacgtgagccaccacgcccggccagccaGGTTTCTTAACAACTTAAGAggttctctctcttcctgtgcctggaggcagagggagccCTAGGAGCCCAAACAGGCCTGGCCAAGGTAAGTGTAACAAGTGATGGGCTGCAAAGAGCCTGTGGCCACGCCTTGGGGTAGCCCTAGTAGGGTCTAATAACAGTGGTTATCTTTTGTGCAGCACATACAGCACGAAGCCTTCACATCATCACAACATCCTGATGTAATAttcttattattcccattttacatgtaaataaactgaggctgagagaagttCAGATCCCACATGACTTTTGGTAATAGCTGTTAAGTGGCTTAGCCAGAATTTAAACCCAGGTCTATCTGACTCTAAAGCTTTTAAGCTACAGCAAAATGCCTCTTTCTCAGAGGCAGGTCTAAAACATGAGTCAACAGTCAGCATGAAAGCCTATATTACCCATTTATTACACAAATGATTGCCTGCTAAGTGAGGTGTTACTATATGGAGATAACTGACATTTCAAGATATTGGAAAtagttttaaatcttttataggTAAATATGGACATGTTAAAGTACTCTCATGCTCTTGGATCCCTTGACAGGATCTTTTAGCAATAGATTTCCCTTGGAAACCTCTTCTCCTTCTCTATCGGACACTTCAGTATGCCCACACTGGCTTGCTGTATGAGTGTGACAGACCACACAACAGTCTATTTGAAGGGGTTTGGCTCTTACTGACCTATCCTTCATTATTCGTTAATCACCCTATGGATATTAAGGGTTAGTTAATTTTGGTAGTGGagatacagaagaaagaaaatagagtatATCATGTATCAGGCTATATAATCTTCAGCAAGCcactttacctctctgtgcctctttcTCATGAATGGTAGGTAGGTTTCTCATGAATAGTCCAGTACAAGTTGTAAGATATCAAGCCTAAGAGTCAAGGTGTGGCTCCCACATTCCCCAGCTCACCTTGGTGTACAATGTGTCTGCCAGCTCCAACTTTTTAAGGTCATAGAATATATTAGCAAGGTGGAAGTAGCCTCCTGAAGTCCTAATGTCCTCTGTTCCAAATGCACAACTGGCAAAATAAATCTAcagcaggaagaagaaggagagtgCCTGAGTTccttttgcaaatcatatatctgataaaggacttgtatccagaacacatatgaaaaactgttacaacattctaattttttttttttttgagatggagttttgctcttgttacccaggctgaagtgcaatggtgcgatctcggctcaccacaacctccgcctcctgggttcaagcaattctcctgcctcagcctcctgagtagctgggattacaggcacgcgccaccatgcccagctaattttttgtatttttagtagagacggggtttcatcatgttgaccaagatggtctcgatctcttgaccgcgtgatccacccgcctcggcctcccaaagtgctgggattacaggcttgagccaccgcgcccggccacaacattctaattttaaaatggcaaaagatCTGAACTGACATTTCTGCAAAAAGATATTCAAATGAATAATAAGCACATGAATAGATGCTAACATTGTTAGTAATTaggtaaatgcaaaacaaagccataatgagatatcactgcatacccactaggatggctcgaatcaaattcagaaaataaaagtgttgGGAAGGATGTGGATAAAATGAAACCCTCACACAttgccagtgggaatgtaaatggtgTAGCCTCTGTAGAAACAGGTTGGTAGttcataaaaaagttaaacatagagttgctacatgacccagcaattcctcttCTAAGTAcctacccaagagaaatggaaacatgtccacacaaagaattgtacataaatgtttacacccacattctttaaaatacacaaaacatagaaacaaccaaaatgtccatccaTCGATAAATGGATAGACAAATTATGGTATATGCAGACAATGGAATACTAATTAGCAACAGAGTAATGAACTATTGATATAtggaacaacatggatgaatctcaaaataatcatgCTAGGGAAAAGAGGTCAGATGCAAGGACCACACACGATTCTGTCTATATGAACTATCCTGAGAAGGCAAATCTGTAGAAACAGGAAGTGGTTACCTGGGGCTGGAATGGGAATGGGAAATGACTGCAAATGGATACAAGGGATCTCTTTAgggtaatggaaatgttctgaaaCTTGTTTGTGCTGATGGTTACACTACTCTGtaaatttgctaaaaataatttatacacttaaaatgggtaaattttatggtatatatcaGTAAagttgtgtgtatgttttgttaaAGCTATGCTAAAGAATCTGAGCTTGTGCTAATTCTCTTTGTACTAATTCTTAACTGTGGCCCAGCTCAGGACAGAATGTGCCTCTGCTTAATTTATTGGAAGATGTAGAGTATatagagaaaacacaaacaaagaATTTTAtcaactgggcacggtggctcatgcctgtaattccagcactttgggaggctgaggtgggcggatcacctgaggtcaggagttcgagaccagcctgactaacatggtaaaaccccatctctactaaaaatacaaaaattagccaggcgtaatggcgggcatctgtaatcccagctactcaggaggttgaggcaggagaatctcttgaacccgggaggtggaggttgcagtgagccaagattgcaccattgcactccagcctgggtgacacagccagcctccatctccaaaagaaaaaaaagaattgtattaGTCAAGGGCCTAGGTGGAACCAGATGGCACCCTCAAAAAGATTGCCTGAAGTTAGCTtaatggaattattattatttgacatgTAGAAGGGTTAAGAAACCAACAAGGGCTAGGGAAAAGCTCTACAAGTGAAATCAAGGCCTAGTAAAACAGCAGGGGGTACCAACAGCAAGAAACTATTACCTTCCTGACACCTGAAACAGCAAGGGGAGGAAACAAGGTTATCAGGGCCCAGCAAGAGCTAGCACTATGGAAGAAGGCTGCCTGACAGGAGCTGTGGCACAGAGGAACACTGTTCCTGCCATCTCAGAGGTAGGGCAGAGAGGCAGTATAGAGAATCAGTGCCCCAGCCTCTTTCTCCTCCTAGTCTCCACTCCCATTATGCCTCCTACTCTCCAAACCCAACCAAAGGCAGAGAGCAACGGAGTCCATAGAGGTTGTGTCATCCATAGAGGTCAGACTCCCAGGACATAGAGTAGGGAAGAGAATGGATATGGGGTAAGGGGATTTAAAGAATAACCAGCATAAAATTTAATCTATGGGCATTTTTGTACAGGCAGGCAACCAGAGGAAGGGCTGCTTGGtgcagaagccagaagagaggcTGAAGAAAGAACCAGCCTGCATGGAGACTGCAGTCTGACCCTGCACTAACTCAGATTTCATGCCCAAGAACTCTTTTCTCTGTTAATATTTTCCAATGCTTAAATCCTAATAGAAACCTCTTAAATTTTGAAAGAACAATTCAGTTATTACCCTTAACATCCCACCTAACTTTTATACAGTTTTATCATTGATAAGTGCTTTCTTATATATCTagctcttttaaatttaataatcaaCACTCTGAAGtatattaatgttattttaaaaaaataacagccgAAGCACTATACATATATTGCCCTATTAATCTTTGCAATGACCCAATAAGGCAGAGACTATTTTATTATTCCTGTCTTACAAGTTATGAAAggggttaaaaaaattttccaagaCTAGTGAAATTTTCCAAGCTAGTGAAACAACAGAACTGGGACTAGAAGCAAAGCCTTTCTCTTAACGAGTATGCTGTTTTGCCTCCCTTTACTCTTCAGGACAACCGAAACTTCAGGAATATGTGCCCTGGCCAAGGTTGAATAGCCAGGAAGTAGAAATGCTTGAACTCAGGTCGTTAGAATTGTGTTATTACCAACATCCCACCAAATAATCAGTTGTAAATGGaaagtttttgaaaaatgcagtttttaaaaaattaagcagattTTGGAAATATCCAGGTTTTATCATTTAGATTTGGAAATATCCAGGTGTTATAATTTAGCTTGTTTACATCATTGGCCAGATGGTAACGGGCTTCTTCATAGTTTTTCTTGGCTATGTAGAGAAGTCCCAGGTTCCGATGCAGTAAAGAGTGGGTGGCATTACTACAGTCAGTTGATTTGAGGACTGTCCACTGGGCTTGGAATAGATATTCTTCAGCCTGAATGATTCGGCCCAGACCTGCCCAAAAGCAGAAAAGAAGGTTACAATTCATATCCTGGCCAAAAAACACATATGGAATatatgaaattatgaaaatatgaaattcctggacaaatatgaaatataagtCATTATCCATTCACTCACACATTCATTGACTCAAGTATTTATTGACACACAAAAACTCATAcaggaatgttcatagcagcctatttggaagagtaaaaaaaaaaaatagaaacgaTGTAAATGTCCATCAGccgatgagtggataaacaaaaggAGCATCTCCAACTCATCTCCATATCCATAAGTGGAATATTTCTCAGTTGTAAGAAGGAATGAAGTAGTGATACCCACTATAATgtggatggaccttgaaaacactgtgctaagtgaaagaagccagacaccaaaggccacgtgttgtatgattccatttatatgaaatgtctggtacaggcaaatctatagagatggAAAGTAGACTAGTGGTGTCCAGGCACCCACAGGGGGTCCAACGCAAGGGAGGCACTAAGAGGGAGTAACTGCTGACAATTGCAGGGTTTCTTTtaggagtgatgaaaatgttgtggAATTAGATTGTGGTAATTGTCACATAATCTTCAGAATGTGCCAAACCCActgaattgttctttttttttttttttttttgagacagagtctcactctgttgcccaggctggagtgtactggggcaatcttagctcactgcaacttcagcctcctgggttcaagtgattctcatatctcagcctcccaagtaattgggactgtaggcatgtgccaccacacctggctaatttttatatttttagtacagagtgggtgtttcaccatattttccaggctggtctaaaactcctgacctcaggtgcttggcctcccaaagcactaggattacaggcatgagacactgcgtCTGGCCTGAATTGtcctttaaaagggtgaattttatgatatgtgaattatatctcaattgcgaaatatatatatgcatatctaaTACCCTTTATGTGCCAGGCCTTGTGTTGAGTGATGGGGATTCAAAGTGcaacatgaaaacaaatatatgtataatatagaaTAATTGCAATAGAAACACAGGCTTTGGAAGTGTGAGAGGatagaaaatgtttaattctACAGATGAGTTGGAGATGGATGCTGAAACAGAGTCTAAGCTGGGTTTTGAGAATGAATGAAAGTTTCCCAGATAGATAAGGCAGAGAGAGCATCCCAGGCAGAAGTAACAGCATGTACAGTGTCAtggaaatatgaaatatgaaatacattATGTTCAGAGAATTATACAGAATCATAGCTGCAGGGAATTGGTTCCAGAACCCCCACCAGATACCTAAATATAAGGATGCTCAAGGTTCTACATAAAatagtgtagtatttgcatatagcctATGCACATCctttcatatactttaaatcatctctaaattacttataatacctaatacaatataaatgctatgtaaatagttgttctactatattgtttttgtcttttttgaatttaaattttttaaaatctttttttgtttttaagcccACAGGTAACAtcatgtattgtttttatttatttcattttaaatcattgtattattttaaaaacaattttgatcCACGGTTGCTTGAATGGGCAGATGCAGAACCTGCAaatacagagggctgactgcaTTGGCCTGTGATGCTGGAGAACAAATTGTGAAGGACAGAGTGGCGGAAAACGAGGCTATGGTGGTAGGCAGGGGGCAGGCAGGTCATGGAGGGCTTAGCGAGTTATGCCAAGGAACTTGATGCGTGTGGATTAAAAACTAGAGGATTTTCAAAAAGGACAAGAGAATCGCATTTAAATTTAGAAAGATCCTCTGGAACCAGTGTGGAAGTGGGACCAGAGGGGAGGAATAAAGATAGAAGATTCACTGGAAGATGTCTGAAATAGTTCAAGCAAGCACTCTTAAGAGCCTGAACCAAGACAGTGAATGAAGATGGAGGAGATGCAGAAGAGACAGGGGAAAGAATGGATAGCACATAGTTACTTACTAAATGATGTAGAAGAGAAAGGAAGTCCACCTTTATTGCTAACATTCAGATACTCTTGACACTTAAAGCTTTTTGCTTATTACATATCATCTTTACATATACAGTGGCATGCCTATCTGCTTGGCTCCTAGAGAAGTTTGTCAGAAATGAATAGAAAGCCACTGTGTCGGCATGCTGCAGGGCAGGAGGCGTGCTCTGGGGGTGAAGCATTGGTGTGACAGGTGCTGCAGCAGAAATGGCACCAATGAAGAATTAGGAGATAAGGACATGAACCCTTCATAAGCTAACCTTCTGCTCTTCTGTGTCCTTGCTTCCTGTCAGACCTAGTTCGTAGGTAAGCATGCTTTTATTCCAGTTGTAACCCTACATCACTGaattaaaggaaaagagatgaaGAAGAAGCAGTCTACAAGAAACTGCAAGTAACTTTGCTTGGTGGAAGGTCAAAGTGCAAACTAAAATGGGAAACTACTAGATTAAGAGCAAAAGGCCTAGTCCCTTATCCTGGCTTACATGAACATGGCAAGTCACATTTTCCCTCTAGGTTTTGTCTATAAAATATGAGGTTTAGACTCAAGTTCTCCCAAATCTGAAGAAGCAAATGACTCAGCTAAGATTGTTTAGATGGGGAAAAAATGGTACAGAGCATTGACAAAtactggaaatttaaaattttcaccaTCCAGTTCTCACTCAAGGAGGCGATGCCAAAGAAGACTCCGAGGCCCAGCTGAACCAGCATCTAGTCCGAAAGGAGAATAAACTGTGAGGCTAGAAGGAAAGGTGAAAAGAATGGGCTGCTATTAGCCCATGAGATTACAGTCAGAACTAAGCTTGTGACCAGTGGGTGCCTCTTATGGACAGTGCCTGCCTGGAGAGGCACAGGGTGCAGTGGAGGTGTTGGAGACATAAAGGAAATGGTGCTATCCCTTAGGGTGATTTTAATAGTATATGGAATTGAGAAATGACAGCCACTTAAAGACCAGCGTCTGAAGGGTGAGTCAACAGGCTTACACTGCGTTAGCGGCAGATCTGAGAGACATTACGGGGGGAAGATTTTGCAGGACTTGGTAATGAAAGTAAAGGAACACAGAATACAGCAGTCACAGCTGAGTCAAAGGCTGTGGCTGCGAAGAGCtcaggggaagaaaagggaatctgcatttattgaacacttgttATTTGCTCAACACTGTGCTAGTCTCTTTGCATCTGTGGTCTAAGTCTCCCCACAGCCCTGTTAAGTAACTATCAGATGAGGAATTTGAAGAGA
Above is a window of Saimiri boliviensis isolate mSaiBol1 chromosome 11, mSaiBol1.pri, whole genome shotgun sequence DNA encoding:
- the ZMYND12 gene encoding zinc finger MYND domain-containing protein 12 isoform X2, with translation MNVIYPLAVPKGRRLCCEVCEAPAERVCAACTVTYYCGVVHQKADWDSIHEKICQLLIPLRTSMPFYNSEEERQHGLQQLQQRQKYLIEFCYTVAQKYLFEGKHEDAVPAALHSLRFRVNLYGLSSVELVPAYLLLAEASLGLGRIIQAEEYLFQAQWTVLKSTDCSNATHSLLHRNLGLLYIAKKNYEEARYHLANDIYFASCAFGTEDIRTSGGYFHLANIFYDLKKLELADTLYTKVSEIWDAYLNNHYQVLSQAHTQQMDLLGKLFENDTGLDEAQEAEAIRILTSILKIRESTADKAPQKTIFVLKILVMLYYLMMNSSQAQEYGMRALNLAEEQQLDVHEQSTIRELLSLISTEDHPNT
- the ZMYND12 gene encoding zinc finger MYND domain-containing protein 12 isoform X3, with protein sequence MACSSCSSGSSGGWEFQDQAISRFCFFLSRLFLACRWMPSCRVFTWSSKYLIEFCYTVAQKYLFEGKHEDAVPAALHSLRFRVNLYGLSSVELVPAYLLLAEASLGLGRIIQAEEYLFQAQWTVLKSTDCSNATHSLLHRNLGLLYIAKKNYEEARYHLANDIYFASCAFGTEDIRTSGGYFHLANIFYDLKKLELADTLYTKVSEIWDAYLNNHYQVLSQAHTQQMDLLGKLFENDTGLDEAQEAEAIRILTSILKIRESTADKAPQKTIFVLKILVMLYYLMMNSSQAQEYGMRALNLAEEQQLDVHEQSTIRELLSLISTEDHPNT